The following are from one region of the Microbacterium paraoxydans genome:
- the ctaC gene encoding aa3-type cytochrome oxidase subunit II, with product MPCPRSERCIVPSKRRLRWAALPVGVVAAVALAGCTPTELNGFLPGFVDGGPAATNQTERVSSLWVNSWIVLLAVGVVTWSLMAWAAIAYRRRKGQTGLPVQMRYNMPIEIFYTIVPLILVLGMFFFTARDQTEIETKWDDPDVEITAIAKQWAWDFQYNGETEEDTVWTMGIQAQPDAEGNIDQAELPTLVLPVDQKVTINLQSRDVIHSFWIIDFLYKKDMFIGKDNSWSFIPTREGEYAGKCAELCGEYHSMMLFNVKVVSQDEYNAYLETLEEEGNTGDITDAYDRLSNLPGTSGKTDTEEGEE from the coding sequence ATGCCTTGTCCGCGATCTGAAAGGTGCATCGTGCCCTCGAAACGCCGCCTTCGTTGGGCCGCACTCCCTGTGGGAGTTGTGGCAGCTGTGGCTCTGGCGGGATGTACTCCCACCGAGCTGAACGGCTTTCTTCCGGGCTTCGTGGATGGTGGTCCGGCAGCAACCAACCAGACGGAGCGCGTGTCGTCCCTCTGGGTGAACTCCTGGATCGTGCTCCTCGCGGTCGGTGTCGTCACCTGGAGCCTCATGGCCTGGGCTGCGATCGCGTACCGCCGCCGCAAGGGCCAGACCGGCCTCCCGGTGCAGATGCGCTACAACATGCCGATCGAGATCTTCTACACGATCGTGCCGCTCATCCTCGTGTTGGGCATGTTCTTCTTCACGGCTCGCGACCAGACCGAGATCGAGACGAAGTGGGACGACCCCGACGTCGAGATCACCGCGATCGCCAAGCAGTGGGCGTGGGACTTCCAGTACAACGGTGAGACCGAGGAAGACACCGTGTGGACCATGGGCATCCAGGCCCAGCCCGACGCGGAAGGCAACATCGACCAGGCGGAGCTGCCGACCCTGGTGCTGCCGGTCGACCAGAAGGTCACCATCAACCTGCAGTCGCGCGACGTCATCCACTCCTTCTGGATCATCGACTTCCTCTACAAGAAGGACATGTTCATCGGGAAGGACAACTCCTGGTCCTTCATCCCCACCCGTGAGGGCGAGTACGCCGGCAAGTGCGCCGAGCTCTGCGGCGAGTACCACTCGATGATGCTCTTCAACGTGAAGGTCGTCTCGCAGGACGAGTACAACGCCTACCTCGAGACCCTCGAGGAAGAGGGCAACACCGGGGACATCACCGACGCGTACGACCGTCTCTCGAACCTCCCCGGCACCTCCGGGAAGACCGACACCGAGGAAGGAGAGGAGTAA
- the erpA gene encoding iron-sulfur cluster insertion protein ErpA, whose translation MSDTTLSAETTSAHGVKLTDAAATKVKNLLEQEGRDDLRLRVAVQPGGCSGLIYQLYFDERYLEGDETVDFDGVEVIVDNMSVPYLDGASIDFKDTISEQGFTIDNPNAAGSCACGDSFH comes from the coding sequence ATGAGCGACACCACCCTGTCCGCAGAGACCACAAGCGCACACGGCGTCAAGCTGACGGACGCCGCTGCTACGAAGGTGAAGAACCTCCTGGAGCAGGAGGGCCGCGATGACCTCCGTCTGCGCGTCGCCGTGCAGCCCGGCGGCTGCTCGGGCCTGATCTACCAGCTCTACTTCGACGAGCGGTACCTCGAAGGCGACGAGACCGTCGACTTTGACGGTGTCGAGGTCATCGTCGACAACATGAGCGTTCCCTACCTCGACGGTGCCTCGATCGACTTCAAGGACACCATCTCGGAGCAGGGCTTCACCATCGACAATCCGAACGCGGCGGGCAGCTGCGCCTGCGGCGACAGCTTCCACTGA
- a CDS encoding dipeptidase: MTSPALPSESDAAVLEAVATGIPSALSDLGSLVRIPGMAWPAFDQTQLERSADAVATLARGTGVFDEVKVLRADIPGTDEQGQPAVLATRAARNGKPTILLYAHHDVQPPGDDALWETPPFEPTVRDGRLYGRGAADDKAGIMAHIGAIRAVAEVLGDDLDLGIAMFIEGEEEYGSRSFAQFLSDNKEALRADAIVVADSGNWDSVTPGLTVSLRGNARFTLKVRTLDHASHSGMFGGAVPDAMMATVRLLATLWNEDGSVAVEGMTARDAETPEYTEETLRDEAGLLPGTTPIGDGTILSRIWNKPSVTVIGIDATSVASASNTLLPEVTVVISARVAPGQSGQDAYEALERHLRAHAPFGAELTFSDVDLGNPFLVDTSGWAVSLTRGAMRDGYGVAPVDLGVGGSIPFIADLVREFPEAQILVTGVEDPHSRAHSPNESLHLDTFRHAVATEALLLARMNAREI; this comes from the coding sequence ATGACCTCACCTGCACTTCCCAGCGAGTCCGACGCCGCCGTCCTCGAAGCGGTCGCCACCGGCATCCCCTCCGCGCTGTCGGACCTCGGGAGCCTCGTGCGCATTCCCGGCATGGCCTGGCCCGCCTTCGACCAGACGCAGCTCGAGCGCAGCGCCGACGCCGTCGCCACGCTCGCGCGCGGCACCGGGGTGTTCGACGAGGTGAAGGTACTCCGTGCCGACATCCCCGGTACCGACGAGCAGGGCCAGCCCGCCGTCCTCGCGACGCGCGCGGCGCGGAACGGGAAGCCGACGATCCTCCTCTACGCCCACCACGACGTGCAGCCTCCGGGGGACGACGCCCTGTGGGAGACGCCGCCATTCGAGCCGACGGTGCGTGACGGCCGCCTGTACGGACGCGGCGCCGCGGACGACAAGGCCGGCATCATGGCCCACATCGGCGCGATCCGCGCGGTCGCCGAGGTGCTCGGAGACGACCTCGACCTCGGGATCGCGATGTTCATCGAGGGGGAGGAGGAGTACGGCTCGCGTTCCTTCGCACAGTTCCTCTCCGACAACAAGGAGGCCCTCCGCGCCGATGCGATCGTCGTCGCTGACTCGGGCAACTGGGATTCCGTCACGCCGGGCCTGACCGTGTCCCTCCGCGGCAACGCACGCTTCACCCTGAAGGTGCGCACGCTCGACCACGCGTCCCATTCCGGGATGTTCGGTGGCGCGGTTCCCGACGCGATGATGGCGACCGTGCGACTCCTCGCCACGCTGTGGAACGAGGACGGCTCCGTCGCGGTCGAGGGGATGACCGCTCGGGATGCCGAGACGCCCGAGTACACCGAGGAGACACTGCGCGACGAGGCCGGGCTCCTCCCGGGGACGACGCCCATCGGCGACGGCACGATCCTCAGCCGTATCTGGAACAAGCCCTCCGTCACGGTCATCGGCATCGATGCGACGAGCGTCGCCTCAGCCTCGAACACCCTGCTCCCGGAGGTGACCGTGGTGATCAGCGCCCGTGTCGCCCCCGGGCAGTCCGGTCAGGATGCCTACGAGGCTCTGGAGCGCCACCTCCGTGCACACGCGCCCTTCGGTGCCGAGCTGACCTTCTCCGATGTGGACCTCGGCAACCCCTTCCTCGTGGACACGAGCGGGTGGGCGGTCTCCCTCACCCGCGGCGCGATGCGCGACGGGTACGGCGTCGCTCCGGTGGACCTGGGCGTCGGCGGGTCCATCCCGTTCATCGCGGATCTCGTGCGGGAGTTCCCGGAGGCCCAGATCCTCGTCACCGGCGTGGAGGATCCGCACTCCCGCGCACACAGCCCCAACGAGTCGCTGCACCTGGACACGTTCCGGCACGCGGTGGCGACCGAGGCCCTGCTGCTCGCCCGTATGAACGCGCGGGAGATCTGA
- a CDS encoding DUF3043 domain-containing protein, whose product MATTPASPSTNDDAPQTPAVGKGRATPTRAEQEAARRRPLVANTKEAKAAARAELNERRAKAQAGMAAGEEKYLPARDKGPQRRWVRDYVDAGWHPAEFVMGVMVLVILASLLPTNMMISFYAYLFMMAYLVIAIGGMILLGMRVKRKAAAKFGKDRVEKGLGWYAGMRALQMRFMRLPKPQVKRGQYPD is encoded by the coding sequence GTGGCCACTACCCCCGCCTCCCCTTCGACGAACGACGACGCCCCCCAGACGCCTGCCGTCGGCAAGGGACGCGCGACGCCGACCCGCGCCGAGCAGGAGGCTGCGCGCCGGCGCCCCCTCGTGGCGAACACCAAGGAGGCGAAGGCGGCGGCTCGCGCCGAGCTCAACGAGCGCCGCGCGAAGGCGCAGGCCGGCATGGCCGCCGGCGAGGAGAAGTACCTCCCCGCGCGTGACAAGGGCCCGCAGCGCCGGTGGGTGCGCGACTACGTCGACGCCGGCTGGCACCCCGCCGAGTTCGTGATGGGCGTCATGGTGCTCGTCATCCTGGCCTCGCTGCTGCCGACGAACATGATGATCTCGTTCTACGCGTACCTGTTCATGATGGCCTACCTCGTGATCGCGATCGGCGGCATGATCCTCCTCGGCATGCGGGTCAAGCGCAAGGCGGCCGCGAAGTTCGGCAAGGACCGCGTCGAGAAGGGTCTCGGCTGGTACGCCGGCATGCGGGCTCTGCAGATGCGCTTCATGCGCCTGCCCAAGCCGCAGGTCAAGCGCGGGCAGTACCCCGACTGA
- a CDS encoding quinone-dependent dihydroorotate dehydrogenase has product MYPLLFRAVLSRFDPEFAHHAGMAVIRVLGVPPLSWATRAMTRPDPSLRVEALGLTFPSPFGIAAGFDKNAVGVRGLAALGFGHVEVGTVTAVPQEGNPKPRLFRLVEDRAVINRMGFNNRGADAAARRLARLRRGAPDTVIGVNIGKSRVVDVEDAVADYVASATRLAPLADYLAVNVSSPNTPGLRGLQAVETLAPLLRAVRDAAGSTPLLVKIAPDLPDDEITAIARLAVEEGLAGIIAHNTTISRDGLRTDAAVVEAAGAGGLSGAPLKKRSLEVLRVVRAAVPEDFCVIAVGGVETAADVQERLDAGATLVQGYTAFLYRGPFWGREINRGLVSRGTARA; this is encoded by the coding sequence ATGTATCCGCTGCTCTTCCGCGCCGTCCTGTCGCGCTTCGACCCCGAGTTCGCCCACCACGCCGGCATGGCGGTGATCCGCGTACTCGGTGTGCCGCCGCTGTCGTGGGCCACCCGCGCGATGACCCGCCCTGACCCTTCGCTTCGCGTCGAGGCCCTGGGGCTGACGTTCCCGTCGCCGTTCGGCATCGCGGCCGGGTTCGACAAGAACGCCGTCGGGGTTCGCGGACTCGCGGCGCTCGGCTTCGGCCACGTTGAAGTCGGCACGGTCACGGCTGTCCCGCAGGAGGGCAACCCGAAGCCGCGCCTGTTCCGGCTGGTCGAGGACCGGGCGGTCATCAACCGCATGGGCTTCAACAACCGGGGCGCGGATGCCGCAGCCCGTCGTCTCGCCCGCCTTCGCCGCGGCGCCCCCGACACGGTGATCGGCGTGAACATCGGCAAGAGCCGCGTGGTGGACGTCGAGGACGCCGTCGCCGACTACGTCGCCTCCGCCACCCGCCTGGCTCCGCTGGCCGACTATCTCGCGGTCAACGTCTCATCGCCGAACACTCCCGGGCTGCGGGGTCTGCAGGCGGTGGAGACCCTGGCGCCGCTGCTGCGAGCCGTCCGTGACGCGGCCGGGTCCACTCCGCTGCTCGTGAAGATCGCCCCCGATCTGCCGGATGACGAGATCACCGCGATCGCGCGGCTCGCCGTCGAGGAAGGGCTCGCGGGCATCATCGCCCACAACACGACGATCAGCCGTGACGGACTGCGCACCGATGCGGCCGTCGTCGAGGCGGCCGGTGCGGGCGGTCTCTCCGGTGCTCCGCTCAAGAAACGATCGCTGGAGGTGCTCCGGGTCGTCCGTGCCGCGGTCCCCGAGGACTTCTGCGTGATCGCGGTGGGCGGTGTCGAGACGGCCGCCGATGTGCAGGAGCGTCTGGATGCCGGAGCCACCCTGGTCCAGGGCTACACGGCGTTCCTCTACCGCGGCCCGTTCTGGGGCCGCGAGATCAACCGAGGACTGGTCAGTCGGGGTACTGCCCGCGCTTGA
- the nrdR gene encoding transcriptional regulator NrdR, protein MHCPFCRHPDSRVIDSRTSDDGLSIRRRRQCPECGGRFSTTETASLNVIKRSGVMEPFSREKVISGVRKACQGRPVTEADLAILAQRVEEAVRQTGVSQLDTNEIGLAILGPLRELDEVAFLRFASVYQAFDSLEDFESAISDLRADHAKAEAADR, encoded by the coding sequence ATGCACTGCCCCTTCTGCCGTCACCCCGACTCCCGGGTCATCGATTCCCGCACCAGCGACGACGGACTCTCGATCCGTCGGCGCCGTCAGTGTCCGGAATGCGGAGGACGGTTCTCCACGACGGAGACGGCGAGCCTCAACGTCATCAAGCGCTCGGGCGTCATGGAGCCCTTCAGCCGGGAGAAGGTCATCTCCGGCGTGCGCAAGGCCTGCCAGGGGCGTCCCGTGACGGAGGCGGACCTCGCGATCCTCGCGCAGCGGGTGGAGGAGGCGGTCCGACAGACCGGCGTCTCCCAGCTCGACACGAACGAGATCGGCCTCGCCATCCTGGGGCCGCTTCGTGAGCTCGACGAGGTCGCCTTCCTCCGCTTCGCGAGCGTCTACCAGGCGTTCGACTCGCTCGAGGACTTCGAATCCGCGATCAGCGACCTCCGGGCCGACCACGCGAAGGCGGAGGCGGCGGACCGGTAA
- the hisD gene encoding histidinol dehydrogenase: MRTIDLRGRELSPADMLAAVPRATQARAEALDTAARLVDDVRDRGEDALREQAERFDRVTGHAVRVPEAHLADALSNLAPTVRASLEEAIRRVCLASAAQVPAPQVTRIGEGATITQRWQPVARVGVYIPGGKAVYPSSVVMNVVPAQVAGVQQIALASPPQADQDGRVHPTILAAAALLGVSEVYAMGGAGAIGALAHGVASLGLDPVDVVSGPGNNYVASAKRAVAGVVGTDSEAGATEILVVADADADPRLIAADLVSQAEHDEQASAVLVTDALEIAEQVRAEVEQQAARTRHSERVGAALSGPQSAIVLVDDRATAAAFSNAYAPEHLELHLADAEEAAAAFTSAGAVFVGDQTPVSLGDYMAGSNHVLPTGGQARYAPGLGAYTFLRPQQVVSYDRSALAAVREGVVALAETEVLPAHGEAIEARFTA, from the coding sequence ATGCGCACGATCGATCTGCGGGGGCGCGAGCTCTCGCCCGCTGACATGCTCGCGGCCGTTCCGCGCGCGACCCAGGCACGAGCCGAGGCGCTCGACACCGCCGCGCGTCTCGTCGACGACGTGCGGGATCGCGGCGAGGACGCGCTGCGGGAGCAGGCGGAGCGGTTCGACCGGGTCACCGGGCACGCTGTGCGGGTGCCGGAAGCACACCTCGCGGATGCGCTGTCGAACCTGGCTCCGACGGTCCGCGCTTCCCTCGAAGAGGCCATCCGACGTGTGTGCCTGGCCTCGGCCGCGCAGGTCCCCGCACCGCAGGTGACGAGGATCGGCGAGGGAGCGACCATCACGCAGCGCTGGCAGCCGGTGGCCCGTGTCGGGGTCTACATCCCCGGGGGCAAGGCCGTCTACCCGTCGAGCGTCGTCATGAACGTCGTCCCCGCGCAGGTCGCGGGGGTGCAGCAGATCGCCCTCGCCTCGCCGCCGCAGGCGGACCAGGACGGTCGCGTCCACCCGACCATCCTGGCCGCCGCGGCGCTGCTCGGGGTCTCCGAGGTCTACGCGATGGGCGGAGCCGGAGCCATCGGTGCGCTCGCCCACGGTGTCGCGAGCCTGGGGCTCGATCCCGTCGACGTCGTGTCGGGACCCGGAAACAACTACGTCGCGTCGGCGAAGCGGGCCGTCGCCGGGGTGGTCGGCACCGACTCCGAGGCCGGCGCGACCGAGATCCTCGTCGTCGCCGACGCCGACGCCGACCCTCGCCTCATCGCCGCCGACCTCGTCAGCCAGGCCGAGCACGATGAGCAGGCCTCGGCCGTCCTCGTGACGGATGCCCTGGAGATCGCGGAGCAGGTCCGCGCAGAGGTCGAGCAGCAGGCTGCGCGCACGCGGCACAGCGAACGCGTCGGGGCTGCGCTGTCCGGCCCGCAGTCGGCGATCGTGCTGGTGGACGATCGAGCGACGGCGGCCGCGTTCAGCAACGCCTACGCCCCGGAGCACCTGGAGCTGCACCTCGCGGATGCGGAGGAGGCGGCAGCCGCCTTCACGAGCGCCGGTGCCGTGTTCGTCGGCGACCAGACCCCCGTCAGCCTCGGTGACTACATGGCCGGAAGCAACCACGTGCTGCCCACCGGCGGTCAGGCCCGCTACGCACCGGGCCTGGGCGCCTACACGTTCCTCCGCCCACAGCAGGTCGTCTCCTACGACCGCTCGGCCCTGGCCGCTGTTCGGGAGGGCGTGGTCGCGCTCGCCGAAACCGAGGTGCTCCCGGCCCACGGCGAGGCGATCGAGGCCCGCTTCACCGCGTAG
- the dnaE gene encoding DNA polymerase III subunit alpha gives MASDSFVHLHVHSEYSMLDGAAKINAMTQAAADYGMPAIAVTDHGNTFAAFEFYNAARNAGIKPIVGLEAYVTPGTHRSDKTRVQWGSADQRSDDVSGSGAYTHMTMWSQSTEGMHNLFRLSSLSSMEGYYFKPRMDRELLQTYGKGLIATTGCPSGEVQTRLRLGQYDAARAAAAEFQDIFGKENYFAEIMDHGLSIERRVMTDLLRLAKDLGIPLVATNDSHYTHQHEADAHAALLCVQSGSTLDDPNRFKFDGDGYYIKTAAEMRQLFRDHPEACDNTLLIAERCEVEFNTSANYMPRFPVPDGETEDSWLIKEVEKGLHYRYPNGIPDKVRKQAEYETGIILQMGFPGYFLVVADFINWAKDNGIRVGPGRGSGAGSMVAYAMKITDLDPLEHGLIFERFLNPDRVSMPDFDVDFDDRRRGEVIEYVTRKYGSERVAQIVTYGTIKSKQALKDAGRVLGFPFSMGERLTKAMPPAVMGKDMPLDGMFDSAHPRYKEASEFRALIETDPEAKTVFDRALGLEGLKRQWGVHAAGVIMSSEPLLDIIPIMRREQDGQIVTQFDYPSCESLGLIKMDFLGLRNLTIISDALDNIRMNRGEELDLEHLGLDDPAVYELLARGDTLGVFQLDSPPLRSLMRLMKPDNFGDISALIALYRPGPMGANSHTNYALRKNGQQEITPIHPELAEPLAEILEESYGLIIYQEQVMAIAQKVAGFSLGQADILRRAMGKKKKSELDKQYAGFAAGMTERGFGEGAVKALWDILLPFSDYAFNKAHSAAYGLVSYWTAYLKAHYPAEYMAALLTSVGDSKDKMALYLNECRRMGIKVLPPDVSESINFFAAVGDDIRFGLGAVRNVGTNVVDGIVQSRKDERFTSFHHFLDKVPLHVANKRTVESLIKAGAFDSMGDTRRALLEIHEDAVEAAVDRKRNEAQGAIGFDFDSLYDGMEEAAPAKVPPRPEWIKKDKLAFEREMLGLYVSDHPLAGLEVPLAKHASISIHDLNNSEDLQDGDQVTVAGLVTSVQHRVAKASGNPYGMITVEDFNGEVTVMFMGKTYLEFQHTLQQDAILAVRGRVSRRDDGLNLHAQSAFAPDVGSFDAAGPLSLVLAEQRATERVMTELAEVLRRHSGDTEVLLRVHRAGTAKVFEVPMPVKVSADLFGDLKSLLGPTCLG, from the coding sequence ATGGCATCCGACTCCTTCGTCCACCTGCACGTGCACAGCGAGTACTCGATGCTCGACGGGGCTGCGAAGATCAACGCGATGACGCAGGCGGCCGCCGATTACGGCATGCCGGCGATCGCGGTGACGGACCACGGGAACACCTTCGCGGCGTTCGAGTTCTACAACGCGGCCCGCAACGCCGGCATCAAGCCCATCGTGGGTCTCGAGGCCTACGTCACTCCGGGCACGCACCGCAGCGACAAGACCCGCGTGCAGTGGGGCTCGGCGGACCAGCGCAGCGACGACGTGTCGGGTTCGGGCGCGTACACCCACATGACCATGTGGAGTCAGAGCACGGAGGGCATGCACAACCTCTTCCGGCTGAGCTCGCTGTCGAGCATGGAGGGTTACTACTTCAAGCCGCGTATGGACCGCGAGCTGCTCCAGACATACGGCAAGGGGCTCATCGCCACGACGGGGTGCCCGTCGGGAGAGGTGCAGACGCGGCTGCGGCTCGGGCAGTACGACGCCGCCCGCGCGGCTGCGGCGGAGTTCCAGGACATCTTCGGCAAGGAGAACTACTTCGCCGAGATCATGGACCACGGCCTGTCGATCGAGCGCCGGGTCATGACCGATCTGCTGCGGCTCGCGAAAGACCTCGGCATCCCGCTCGTGGCCACCAACGACTCGCACTACACCCACCAGCACGAGGCCGACGCCCACGCAGCCCTGCTGTGCGTGCAGTCCGGCTCCACGCTCGACGACCCGAACCGCTTCAAGTTCGACGGCGACGGGTACTACATCAAGACCGCGGCCGAGATGCGGCAGCTCTTCCGGGACCACCCGGAGGCCTGTGACAACACGCTCCTGATCGCCGAGCGCTGCGAGGTGGAGTTCAACACCTCGGCGAACTACATGCCGCGGTTCCCGGTCCCCGACGGCGAGACCGAGGACAGCTGGCTCATCAAGGAGGTCGAGAAGGGCCTCCACTACCGGTACCCGAACGGCATCCCGGACAAGGTGCGCAAGCAGGCCGAGTACGAGACCGGCATCATCCTCCAGATGGGCTTCCCCGGGTACTTCCTCGTCGTCGCCGACTTCATCAACTGGGCCAAGGACAACGGCATCCGGGTCGGTCCGGGACGTGGCTCCGGTGCCGGTTCGATGGTCGCCTATGCGATGAAGATCACCGACCTCGACCCTCTCGAGCACGGTCTGATCTTCGAGCGGTTCCTCAACCCGGACCGCGTCTCGATGCCCGACTTCGACGTCGACTTCGACGACCGTCGTCGCGGCGAGGTCATCGAGTACGTGACCCGGAAGTACGGGTCCGAGCGCGTCGCGCAGATCGTCACGTACGGCACGATCAAGTCGAAGCAGGCGCTCAAGGACGCCGGTCGCGTCCTCGGCTTCCCGTTCAGCATGGGCGAGCGACTCACCAAGGCCATGCCCCCGGCCGTGATGGGCAAGGACATGCCCCTCGACGGCATGTTCGACTCTGCGCACCCGCGCTACAAGGAGGCGAGCGAGTTCCGCGCCCTCATCGAGACCGACCCCGAAGCGAAGACGGTCTTCGATCGGGCCCTCGGCCTCGAGGGGCTGAAGCGACAGTGGGGCGTGCATGCCGCCGGCGTCATCATGTCGTCGGAACCCCTGCTCGACATCATCCCGATCATGCGCCGCGAGCAGGACGGCCAGATCGTCACGCAGTTCGACTATCCGTCGTGCGAGTCCCTCGGCCTCATCAAGATGGACTTCCTCGGCCTCCGGAACCTCACGATCATCTCGGACGCGCTCGACAACATCCGGATGAACCGCGGTGAGGAGCTCGATCTCGAGCACCTCGGTCTCGATGACCCCGCCGTCTACGAGCTGCTGGCCCGCGGCGACACGCTCGGCGTCTTCCAGCTCGACAGTCCGCCGCTGCGTTCACTCATGCGGCTCATGAAGCCGGACAACTTCGGCGACATCTCGGCCCTCATCGCGCTGTACCGTCCGGGGCCGATGGGTGCGAACTCCCACACCAACTACGCGCTGCGCAAGAACGGGCAGCAGGAGATCACCCCGATCCATCCCGAACTCGCGGAACCGCTCGCTGAGATCCTGGAGGAGTCCTATGGACTCATCATCTACCAGGAGCAGGTCATGGCCATCGCGCAGAAGGTGGCCGGGTTCAGCCTCGGTCAGGCCGACATCCTGCGCCGCGCGATGGGAAAGAAGAAGAAGTCCGAGCTGGACAAGCAGTATGCGGGGTTCGCGGCGGGAATGACCGAGCGCGGCTTCGGGGAAGGAGCGGTCAAGGCGCTGTGGGACATCCTCCTGCCGTTCTCGGACTACGCCTTCAACAAAGCGCACTCCGCCGCGTACGGTCTCGTGTCCTATTGGACCGCCTACCTCAAGGCGCACTACCCGGCCGAGTACATGGCCGCACTCCTCACGAGCGTCGGCGACTCGAAAGACAAGATGGCGCTCTACCTCAACGAGTGCCGCCGAATGGGCATCAAGGTGCTGCCGCCGGACGTCTCCGAGTCGATCAACTTCTTCGCGGCCGTCGGCGATGACATCCGCTTCGGCCTCGGCGCCGTCCGCAACGTCGGCACGAACGTCGTCGACGGCATCGTGCAGTCGCGCAAGGACGAGCGGTTCACCTCGTTCCATCACTTCCTCGACAAGGTGCCGCTGCACGTCGCCAACAAACGCACGGTCGAGTCGCTGATCAAAGCCGGGGCCTTCGACTCGATGGGTGACACCCGTCGGGCCCTCCTCGAGATCCATGAAGACGCCGTGGAGGCGGCGGTGGACCGGAAGCGCAACGAGGCTCAGGGCGCCATCGGCTTCGACTTCGACAGTCTCTACGACGGCATGGAGGAGGCGGCACCCGCGAAAGTGCCCCCTCGTCCCGAGTGGATCAAGAAGGACAAGCTCGCCTTCGAGCGGGAGATGCTCGGCCTCTATGTCTCTGACCACCCGTTGGCTGGTCTAGAGGTCCCGCTCGCGAAGCATGCCTCGATCTCCATCCACGACCTCAACAACTCCGAGGACCTGCAGGACGGCGATCAGGTCACCGTGGCCGGCCTCGTCACGAGTGTCCAGCATCGTGTGGCGAAGGCGAGCGGAAACCCGTACGGAATGATCACCGTGGAGGACTTCAACGGCGAGGTCACCGTGATGTTCATGGGCAAGACGTACCTCGAGTTCCAGCACACTCTGCAGCAGGATGCGATCCTCGCCGTGCGCGGGCGCGTCTCCCGGCGTGATGACGGCCTGAACCTGCATGCCCAGTCTGCCTTCGCCCCCGACGTCGGCTCCTTCGATGCAGCAGGGCCCCTGTCTCTCGTCCTCGCCGAGCAGCGCGCGACGGAACGGGTCATGACGGAGCTGGCCGAGGTGCTCCGGCGGCACAGCGGGGACACCGAGGTACTGCTGCGCGTGCATCGCGCTGGCACAGCGAAGGTGTTCGAGGTGCCTATGCCGGTGAAGGTCTCCGCCGACCTCTTCGGTGACCTCAAGTCACTGCTCGGACCAACCTGTCTGGGGTGA
- a CDS encoding GNAT family N-acetyltransferase — translation MSIVVRPATVFDDVAAVVGPKKSTSNVCFCLSYRIGNKENVSLRGPARAERVRELCHQDPPPGVLAYLDDEPVGWAALHPRRDTSFARNRLIPHVDDLDVWSLWCFRVRPGHRKQGVSHALIEGAVAYARDRGAPAIEGYPVDNAGAKVNLTMAYVGTRRLFESAGFAKAADTGSVLDGFPRVLMRLDLREKA, via the coding sequence ATGAGCATCGTGGTGCGCCCGGCGACGGTCTTCGATGACGTCGCCGCGGTCGTGGGTCCGAAGAAGTCGACGTCGAACGTCTGCTTCTGCCTGAGCTATCGGATCGGCAACAAGGAGAACGTCTCCCTTCGCGGTCCCGCACGGGCCGAGCGGGTGCGTGAGCTCTGCCACCAGGATCCTCCCCCCGGCGTCCTCGCCTACCTCGACGACGAGCCGGTCGGCTGGGCGGCGTTGCACCCTCGACGCGACACGAGCTTCGCGCGCAATCGTCTCATCCCGCATGTCGACGACCTCGACGTGTGGTCACTGTGGTGCTTCCGGGTCCGCCCAGGGCATCGCAAACAGGGTGTCTCCCACGCCCTCATCGAGGGCGCGGTCGCCTACGCGCGCGATCGGGGCGCACCCGCGATCGAGGGGTATCCGGTCGACAACGCCGGCGCGAAGGTGAACCTCACGATGGCGTACGTCGGGACGCGGCGTCTCTTCGAGAGCGCGGGGTTCGCGAAGGCGGCGGACACGGGCTCCGTCCTCGACGGCTTCCCTCGCGTGCTCATGCGGCTGGACCTCCGCGAGAAAGCGTGA